The DNA sequence ATCGCTCGACCTCCGAGTCTCAAGAGTGCTACCACCGAGCCAAAAGTGGGAAAGGGTGTGGAAGATATTCCCCCAAAAGCAGCTTCAACTGCCATTAACGAAAGACAAAGGGTTGTGGAGAGTAGCCAATCTCAGAGCCCACCGGGAGCCACGGCGACCACAGAGCCGAAAGCACAGAAGGGTCAAGACTTGGCTCCCCCAAAAGCTGCATTAACCACGGATACTCAGAAGCTAATGGACAAAACGAGTATGGAGTCGAGCGCTGCGCAGGTTGATCAGAAGTCCATTCGAAAGAAACGAGATGTACTGATTGAGGGAACTGGGAAGGCTGAAGAAAcaaaagaacttgagaaaattgTGGAGAGTAAAGTGGTTAAGGGAAGGGAGACTGTCGAGAAAATCAGAGACTCTGTCATGTCTGAAACCACTGCGCCAAAGATTGCACAGATcggaaaggagaagaaagagagatcTTCTGGTGTTAAGGAAGAGAAGCCTAAGGAGGATTTCATTTCTGAGAAAGGTATGGGACTAAAGAACGTGATGGTTTCTGCAAAGGAGAGAGTGAATGATCTAGCCAAGAGCATGAATGAAGACGACAGGAAGATGCTGATAAATATAGGTGCAGCAGTGGTCGTGCTTGTGGCACTTGGAGCTTATGTCTCCTACAGCTATGGCTCCTCTGGAAAATCCAAAAACTAgttctacttatcaaaaaaaaaaaaaatccaaaaactaGTTCTAATGTTAATTTTTCCATGTTAACATAAGCTTAAAGTTGTAATCATAAACAAACTATGAATTCCATTATGCGGAATATATATAGCAGGCAAGGACTCTTGTGAAATACAATGATAATTCGAGACATTCTGCACCTAATGTTCAATTCTGCATGTTTCTTATTTCTGCATGTTCCTTATTCTGATCACAACCGAAGGAAGATCTGGTTAATATTTAATATGGCATTTCTTAACTAGAAAGATGAGTTCATAAATGATTTGACTATTGCAAAAGACATTGAGATCAGCTAGTTGTTTATAGCAAGAGGATCTGAGATGCCATCCATAACTTCTCCCCTGGTATTGATCTCCTTGGTTATGAGTTGGCAATTTAAGGTACCGatcaaaaagaacaagaaaatgagtTGGAAATTCAAGGCTGTCTTTTACATACATGGGATCGCTCCTATGGCTTGATTTGCAAGAATGTTGCTTGCAGATAAATCTGAAGACATGATTTGTAGCAACTAAAGACGACATGGACAAGCAAAGACAGGAACAGGAAAACAAACTGAATCTTCACCTGAACAAAGAAGGGAACAGGAAAACAAACTGAACATCCTTGTTCTAGACAAAGCAATTGACCTCAGTTGAAGGGCTGATTTAT is a window from the Carya illinoinensis cultivar Pawnee chromosome 14, C.illinoinensisPawnee_v1, whole genome shotgun sequence genome containing:
- the LOC122293918 gene encoding inactive protein RESTRICTED TEV MOVEMENT 2-like isoform X1; amino-acid sequence: MAMRRRQSEAVTTAPPPQAVRPVYEDFQPKFERKQEATEDTIEVHLPGFVKESIKITYVNSTRTLRIQGERPRQDNRWSRFNQTFTVPENYDAEKIQGKFLSGILTITIPKKIVARVAPAAEDKTAKGSPSPPKSTPQPKLPEVPQQIPPTSAASTSGVGKQMEEKIARPPSLKSATTEPKVGKGVEDIPPKAASTAINERQRVVESSQSQSPPGATATTEPKAQKGQDLAPPKAALTTDTQKLMDKTSMESSAAQVDQKSIRKKRDVLIEGTGKAEETKELEKIVESKVVKGRETVEKIRDSVMSETTAPKIAQIGKEKKERSSGVKEEKPKEDFISEKGMGLKNVMVSAKERVNDLAKSMNEDDRKMLINIGAAVVVLVALGAYVSYSYGSSGKSKN
- the LOC122293918 gene encoding inactive protein RESTRICTED TEV MOVEMENT 2-like isoform X2 produces the protein MAMRRRQSEAVTTAPPPQAVRPVYEDFQPKFERKQEATEDTIEVHLPGFVKESIKITYVNSTRTLRIQGERPRQDNRWSRFNQTFTVPENYDAEKIQGKFLSGILTITIPKKIVARVAPAAEDKTAKGSPSPPKSTPQPKLPEVPQQIPPTSAASTSGVGKQMEEKIARPPSLKSATTEPKVGKGVEDIPPKAASTAINERQRVVESSQSQSPPGATATTEPKAQKGQDLAPPKAALTTDTQKLMDKTSMESSAAQVDQKSIRKKRDVLIEGTGKAEETKELEKIVESKVVKGRETVEKIRDSVMSETTAPKIAQIGKEKKERSSGVKEEKPKEDFISEKGMGLKNVMVSAKERVNDLAKSMNEDDRKMLINIGAAVVVLVALGAYVSYSYGSSGKSKN